aacgatccttcgaacggcatttactatgtgcgttcctttcgtaacgctcagtcgtcacaaatgtgacgctgttcataaacggcaacgctattgcgatgccaatcgcgcggcaggacggcggagcgctgctcctcctctgggcgttgctgttcagggtcattccatctaaaatggcggcgagaatgcgttctgctcctctggggcagccagaaatccttttttttattagtcagatggatgccatggattacgaaggtctggagagccgccctgcccacccacacatccacaagcgagaagtgcttggccacataacaagaatgatggataggaggtttggcgtctgccgcagtcagcttcagctgcgtaaaaaatgggctgacctccgctataaaacgccacaaatgtttgctgagttgcgtgcggaggcaaggcgaggcaagtactagtatgggggaattgggagatgcatgctgtcaggaggggggggggggtttgggagggaggcttgcgctcatggttgccaacgtgacctcaaatgcattaaaacacatgccccgttttgttaaaatttagttattttccaagcagaatatgcgttgtccgtgagaaaacttgtcgggttccctaatctcaaccaccatctttaaattattaagatgtccataatttttactttctcaatttcccataaatattaacggaggaggttggcctactgatgaaataatacgttttccaaagacaggaagaccattgaacaccagagcccacatacatgtctgagtatcgcacccctgtaaagtgtgatctctattttatgtttgagtatattgtaagctttgatctgcagcactcaacatttgtgtgtaaacattgtgattctttactttaggtgtagagagacagcggcggcaagtgagacacaccattgccaccagtaccacatcttcagacaccagtggcagcccacagtccgggacatcacgtaagttcacaatcatttattgcatttttttttaacatcacacgggacataacagggtagctgaaatatttgaagacattacagacgcagtaatgacccagcggcctaccacgcctccaccatctgttgcgaccatgcaccctcgcacccctgtgaagtgtgatataaattttatgtttcagtatattgttagctttgatctgcagcactctacatgtgtttttaaagattgcgtttgttaactttctgtgtagagagacagcggcggcaacaggtacctgccattgccagcagcaccacagcatccaccaccagcgggagcccacagtccgtgacgtcacgtaagttaacaatcatagattacagttttccaactgcatacgggacataagagggtagcggaaatatttgaatacattacagacgcagtaatgacccagcggcctaccacgccaccaccagacagcagacggcctcgcacccctacaccaccctcaacacctccctttcgacactcctcttcctcccccgggtcggcggcattctccccagaagctaacatacgtaagtgaccaaaacagcgagcgcttcccaacggcgtgttccatatttaaccagatctgttataatttccttttagctgctgcagcagaggccagatcgctgggatgggacattagcagctctggttctggcaatgaggaaccggcgtcccttctccataagtatcaagataatgcgagtggttttctgctggatgtcaccatagacaactaaaactgtaaaatttaataaaatttacatcgccctgtggtgccagaccaaatagaaatttacaacacagaaaatttggtcctgccccagaggtcgagatgtattttcagtggaatcaacgttggttctccaacctcttctatccacagaactgcccaccgtaagagagctcctggtgagacaattgcgactggagcggacagcagcgctcctgcagcagacagcagcgctcctccagagtcaagtggagcagcagggcgtgacgctgcgacacctcttgggccggagataatttttttttttgggggggggggttatgttatattttgttgtaaaataatttaaaaccaagaaagtgttccaaaaaaaaccaaaaatcttcgcattatttctttaatgtttaccaagctataagggttaacagcaccattttataggcatcacatttaaagttatttagagaggcttatatgacagcaaagcaaaaaaaaaattttttttatacggcgcgatcctgccagggtacagctccagaaccattaaagtactgacagtatttttcgcgacagtcccttgcatcgtctgcctgtctgccagatccaagagcttgaagagctgtaaaattatcaggttgtgtacgccattccccgggcacaatatctccggttcttgcgtccactgcatcaataaacgaaggaggagaataggagctcgtatcatgacgtctcaggaaattatggagcacacagcatgccaaaaccacaaagtctatagacggcagcttcaagttgatagctgtgtggaacactctaaaccgatttgccataatcccaaaggcattttcaaccacacgacgggccctcgacaaccggtaattaaagattctgcgctccggtgtgagtgttctctgtgcaaatggcttcagcaaatgtggatgaagagggaaagcttcatcagcgatgaagacaaaatttaggtttgcttttgtgtcttcatttagtggcaacagcagttcattgttcctcaagctttccccaaatgaagtgtgttcaaaaacaccaccgtcggagactcgaccattcatgccaacatccacatcgacaaactcatagtttgcattgacaagggccatgaggatcacactgaaatatcctttgtagttgaaaaaaaaggatccagagttggctggttgcgtgatgcgcacatgctttccatctaatgcaccaccgcagtttggaaactgccacagctcatcaaaatcggaagcaatcctcttccagtcatccgccgtcttgggaaactgcaagatgagaaggaaacatgtacaaattaggtcaaatatattatgcacatacactctcatgtggacatcctacagtgattgaggcgcagtatggattagtataacaaagtcaacaacccagagtatgcaggcagccattttttcagatggcttcggtgactcagagggggtgctaaacaatatatctaaataatataatcaataaaattacgttgggagcagcaaataaaaaagggtggcgcagggttggagcagcacatatcagaatggagccgcaaaatggtagcagcacatgtcagaatggaggcgcaggatcacagcagcacatgtcagaatgggggcgcaggatgggagcagcacatgataggatgtagaacacatacctatagaaatgctcgccatcagggcgtagaacgggttcaatagctagtataatatatcgacataacacagcagccaaaaaaatatagtagtacctccatataatgccttaagctctgcacaatggcctcgcatgtctccggaatcacaacgctcaggaaaggtctggaaacagctgcggaaaactgcaaatcctgaagagaccttcctgttgccaggaagcgcagtgtcaccgccaacctttcctccacgggcacggctgcacgcatcggcgtatcacacctttgtatgagtggcataacagcagacagtattattttgaaggattcctcggacatccgaaggtagtttcggaaatcttgagggttattgtcacgtaactctcttatgagacccatgtgtgacaatgtggatcttttctgcagccagctccgggtccacatgcgacgttttcgtttaggacgtctctcctcttggagacgtgctgcctcaaacaccagggcagcagcaacaacagaactctcatcggaagtgagcatagttcctaaaaagaaaacaaacgtacaataaatacacgtgcttacaaaacaatgttctgaccattgatctaataactatatatgttactactggtattaaatggggcagtcaaccatctcgatctgtaaaaggattaattaattgggccacgcaacagctgtgtacctgaggttctcaggcctaccctactcaaaggaacaatcaaccacactccagcatttatccccgttgaagcgcaacatatgctacgctgtagcgttatacataccttttgcggtaaaagtctagtagttaaaagtccagggaatccagcgaatttaggagttctgttcacagcacgtgctacagagagaaatgaatagcgcgctcgagagctccggtttttatccgctgggaacaatagtcctttgtcgaatgagcgcacagtattgtaccgcccaatcagcacacgggaggtggagaattcagcgctcctacgtagccagctcctccgccctttacatcgtatacaatatcgtgcacacctttgtcacaccatgcgatcatgccgccacagcgggacactggacgacgaaagaaagtttgaaacgatgtgctacgacgtacgattcacagcggggtccctgatcgcaggagcgtgtcacacgctgcgatatcgtacctatatcgctcgaacgtcacaaatcgtgccgtcgtagcgatcaaaattgcactgtgtgacggtaccttaagcgacgctgcagcgataccgacaacgatccggatcgctgcagcgtcgctgtttggtcgctggagagctgtcacacagaccgctctccagcgaccaacgatgccggtaaccagggtaaacatcgggtaactaagcgcagggccgcgcttagtaacccgatatttaccctggttaccattctaaaagtaaaaaaaaacaaacagtacatacttacctacagccgtctgtcctccagcgctgtgctctgctctcctcctgtactgtctgtgtgagcacagcggccggaaagcagagcggtgacgtcaccgctctgctttccggctgaccgacgctcacagccagtacaggaggagtgcagagcacagcgctggaggacagacggctgtaggtaagtatgtagtgtttgtttttttttacttttagaatggtaaccagggtaaacatcgggttactaagcgcggccctgcgcttagatacccgatgtttaccctggtaaccagtgaagacatcgctggatcggtgtcacacacgccgatccagcgatgtcagcaggagtccagcgacgaaataaagttctggactttcttcagcgaccaacgatctcccagcaggggcctgatcgttggtcgctgtcacacataacgattttattaacgatatcgttgctacgtcacaaaaagcaacgatatcgttaacaatatcgttatgtgtgaaggtaccttaacaatgaGCATTCTGCATACTGATGAGATACATTCCATTCAAACATGAAACCATATACATAAATCtccatctttaataataataaattaagtaATAACTGTAATACCACCAGACACTATAACAACTTTTAAAAATGGGCTGACTGATTTCTGTAATACACCTATCATTGCGAGTTATAGTTAATTTTGTGACAAAAAAAACAATTGatgaagaaaggttgaacttgatggacctaggtctttcttCAACCTAcagtatgtaactatgtaacctataACACAATTcacaatgcttgtgcacgccctcatcatctcccgccttgactactgcaacatccttttctgtggcctccctgctaacacccttgcacctctccagtccatccttaactctgctgcccgactaatccatctctctcctcgctactcctccacttcccccctctgcaaatctcttcactggccaggagccacaccaagtcgccaggagcaaaggtcggagtggggcgccgatgtacATCGGCGGAgggcctcattctctccttagaggcccgaatggcatcctgagtgcggtcccaaatgtcccgtgcctccacagcccagtcttccacactggagtcagcagaagacacgggcatgggcacagggacacgcggatgctggccctaATTTAGGAGgagtggagtctgaccggtggagttggcgacagcgttgttaagtgcaaactccacccacggtagcaaggatgcccagtcatcctgcctataatacaaaacccggcactcaactttgtggtgagaagaaacgaaagatttattatcccaaatcagaaaacgtttcggtcccacaactggaccttcatcagtaacgtttactgggacaatatatagattcaagtggctatatggcctatatgggtgctgtcatcgcggcgtccactgcTGAATAGCAAGTCAAgacttgctattcagcggtggacgccgcgatgacagcacccatataggccatatagccacttgaatctatatattgtcccagtaaacgttactgatgaaggtccagttgtgggaccgaaacgttttctgatttgggataataaatctttcgtttcttcacaccacaaagttgagtgccgggttttgtattatttgctgattacggtttgggaacctacccgtgcacctcatacggttgtgcacacgtgtttctaactactcagtcatcctgcctggcagaaacaaaatgtcgtaaatatgtgaccagggtctggttggccatctcaaccaacccattcgtcgcgggatgatatgccgaggagagattcaatactgagtagacgacaaagctctctccagaatcgagacgcaaactggggtccccggtcactgacaattttgtccggcataccatgtaggcaaaagatatgcttgatgaacaacgctgccagagcccgtgcagacggtagccgtggaagaggcaccaagtgcaccattttggaaaaatggtcggtgattacccagatAATGATGCAGCTaccagacttgggtaagcccaccacaaaatccatcccgaccatctcccagggcctgtccgccaccggcagggggtaaagcaacccagctggccgttgccgaggaggctTGTTCTTGgctcaagagacacatgcccgaacatagtctgtgatgtcatgagccatatgcggccaccagtatgtctttgccagtagctcagatgtccttttggacccaaaatgtccacctaccctggacgagtgagcccaagaaagaacctccggacgcagactgaatggtacaaaagtcttgtccAGAGGCACAGACtttagcgaaaccagggccacagttctcagactctcggtggggacaataagccgaggctcctcttcctcctcagatgatgatacaatggagcgagagaaagagcgtcggcacgaatgctcttctccccggaaagaaaatggagggtgaaatgaaaccgggagaagaacaaggaccatctggcctggcaagaatttaaccactgggctgtctgcaagtacaccaaattcttgtggtctgtgaagacttggaagggaaaacgagcctcctccaagagatgtctccactctgagaaggccaacttcatggctagcaactccctgtccccgatggaataattcctctccgctggtgagaaggtcttggaaaagaagaagcaaggatgcttccgac
This region of Ranitomeya imitator isolate aRanImi1 chromosome 1, aRanImi1.pri, whole genome shotgun sequence genomic DNA includes:
- the LOC138657897 gene encoding uncharacterized protein, which codes for MWTRSWLQKRSTLSHMGLIRELRDNNPQDFRNYLRMSEESFKIILSAVMPLIQRCDTPMRAAVPVEERLAVTLRFLATGRSLQDLQFSAAVSRPFLSVVIPETCEAIVQSLRHYMEFPKTADDWKRIASDFDELWQFPNCGGALDGKHVRITQPANSGSFFFNYKGYFSVILMALVNANYEFVDVDVGMNGRVSDGGVFEHTSFGESLRNNELLLPLNEDTKANLNFVFIADEAFPLHPHLLKPFAQRTLTPERRIFNYRLSRARRVVENAFGIMANRFRVFHTAINLKLPSIDFVVLACCVLHNFLRRHDTSSYSPPSFIDAVDARTGDIVPGEWRTQPDNFTALQALGSGRQADDARDCREKYCQYFNGSGAVPWQDRAV